The following proteins come from a genomic window of Bactrocera tryoni isolate S06 chromosome 1, CSIRO_BtryS06_freeze2, whole genome shotgun sequence:
- the LOC120766814 gene encoding organic cation transporter-like protein, with protein sequence MDFDALLEKCGNYGRYQFVLLLVYGYTNIMSSMHYFAQTIISFTPEHWCNHELLENLTYTEIREIYSQIENPSCTLLDDIVNGTAVASDFGECEDWIFKYENGYESVTTDLKWVCDDAVKGAIGQSFLYLGSVLGTILFGFLADKIGRLPTMMLTTITGAAGDFITSFVTTPHAFAASRFISGLSIDTLFYMSYIMVFEYLDPKKRTFGLNIMMAFFYFFGLVMSPWYAIWVGSWRKYLLIASLPALVVLIYPLFIVESAQWLATKGDYKGAVRCLKRVAKFNKREVEEEHFDQFISYYEEKMAGEHKEKEEKDTFMGLFRTPRLRKFTLVLFIKSMITTISYDIISRNMEGFGSSPFLLFSLTSIVYIPAGFTIILLQNRIGRKGLACGSLFVGAILTAITGVLLAILDLKENAVFLACMVGLGRYIAIVSYEAEAQYAAEIVPTSVRGRGMANIHVVGYAFSFLSAYVIYLSNIFKPLPSIVLAVLMLCGAALCLLLPETLNQKLPETLLDGEHFCSDEKWYYFPCIGRKKKDEVEVTKL encoded by the exons ATGGATTTCGATGCGTTGCTGGAGAAATGTGGCAACTACGGTCGCTATCAATTTGTGCTGTTGCTCGTCTATGGCTATACGAATATAATGTCCTCGATGCATTATTTCGCTCAAACGATCATTAGCTTTACACCGGAGCATTG GTGTAATCACGAGCTGCTCGAGAATCTCACATACACGGAAATACGCGAGATCTACTCGCAAATCGAGAATCCCTCGTGTACACTGTTGGATGATATTGTAAATGGCACGGCTGTGGCGTCGGATTTTGGCGAATGCGAAGATTGGATATTCAAATACGAAAATGGCTATGAGAGCGTGACCACCGAC CTCAAATGGGTCTGTGATGATGCTGTCAAGGGCGCCATTGGACAATCCTTCCTATATCTGGGCTCAGTTTTGGGCACCATATTGTTTGGTTTTCTGGCAGATAAAATCGGACGTCTACCAACGATGATGTTAACCACAATTACAGGTGCAGCGGGCGATTTCATAACTTCTTTCGTGACAACACCACATGCTTTTGCGGCCAGCCGCTTCATTTCGGGCCTGAGCATCGACACTCTATTCTATATGAGTTATATTATGG TTTTCGAGTATTTGGATCCAAAAAAGCGCACCTTCGGCCTCAATATAATGATGGCGTTCTTCTATTTCTTCGGTCTGGTTATGTCACCCTGGTATGCCATTTGGGTGGGCAGTTGGCGTAAATATTTACTGATCGCCTCACTGCCAGCACTCGTGGTGCTCATCTATCCGCTCTTCATAGTCGAGAGCGCGCAGTGGTTGGCCACTAAAGGTGATTATAAAGGTGCCGTGCGTTGCCTCAAACGTGTAGCCAAGTTCAATAAGCGGGAAGTCGAGGAGGAGCACTTCGATCAGTTCATATCATATTATGAGGAAAAAATGGCTGGTGAGCACAAGGAGAAGGAAGAGAAAGACACATTCATGGGTCTCTTTAGAACGCCGCGTTTGCGCAAATTCACCTTGGTGCTCTTTATCAAATC CATGATCACCACGATCTCCTACGACATTATCAGTCGCAACATGGAGGGTTTCGGCTCCTCACCTTTCCTGCTTTTCTCACTCACATCGATCGTCTACATACCGGCTGGCTTCACGATAATACTGCTGCAGAATCGCATTGGACGCAAAGGTCTGGCATGTGGCTCGCTCTTTGTTGGCGCCATACTCACCGCCATAACGGGTGTACTGCTCGCTATACTGGACCTGAAGGAAAATGCGGTATTTTTGGCCTGTATGGTTGGTCTAGGCCGTTATATTGCGATCGTTTCGTACGAAGCGGAGGCTCAATACGCCGCCGAAATTGTGCCGACAAGCGTCCGCGGCCGCGGCATGGCGAATATTCATGTCGTCGGCTACGCCTTCAGCTTCCTCAGCGCCTATGTCATCTATTTGAGCAACATCTTCAAACCGCTGCCGTCGATCGTCTTGGCAGTGCTGATGTTGTGCGGCGCAGCGTTGTGTCTGTTGTTGCCAGAGACGCTGAATCA AAAACTCCCAGAGACGCTGTTGGACGGCGAGCATTTCTGCAGCGATGAGAAGTGGTATTACTTCCCGTGTATAGGACGAAAGAAGAAAGATGAAGTGGAGGTGACGAAACTGTGA